GCAAGCTAAAGCGTTCTCGTGCGACTTGCATGTGTTAAGCACGCCGCCAGCGTTCATTCTGAGCCAGGATCAAACTCTCCAATTAAACCCTCTGCGGCCAATAAATCGACCGAGAATTGACTCTTGACCCTCTCTTCTCTCCCACTACCCAGTTTTCAAAGATCAAATCGCTCGACCCAATGGGCCAAAACACCAAATTAAGCGCGAAAACTTTTTTGGCAAGCGCTTTTTTTGAATTCAAAAAAAGCCAGGCTTCTTTACAGGGCAGTTGACCTGTTGTCAACTGAAAAAAGTTTTTTCGCACCGATTTTCGGTGAATCCGAACCGCCTTCACCAAAACCAGAGATAACTACACGGACCTTTTGGACTTGTCAACAAAAAAATCTTTTTTTTCCGGGGTCCTCAAGCCCACAGCACCGATTCGCCCGGAGGACTTCGCCGCCCCTTTGCCGGGAAATCGCGTGCCAGGGGCTGCCATCACCCATTGCCGCCCCGCAACAAGATGCTGGCTGCGTCTCAAGAGGGTTGGCCGAAGCGCTGGAAAGCGCTATAGAAATAAATCGGGTGCAAAACACCGGTATCCTTTCCGGGGCTGTGGGGCGGCGATGAGGTGCCGCGGCTGCCATCGATTTGAGGAAATTTGAAATATGTTATCAGAGCACAGGCGGTGGGCAAGCGGGCCGGCGCCGGCGGCCCTGATCGCTTTCGAGGCGGTCTCCCTGCGAATTGGCCGAAGCCGCATTCTCGAGGGGGTTACCTGGCGGGTCAGGCGGGGGGAGCAATGGGTTGTACTGGGACCCAACGGCGCCGGCAAATCCACCTTGCTAGCGGCGGTCGCCGGGCGAGTGGCGGCAGTGGCCGGACGAACTTACCGGTCAGACGAGATGGCGCGCCGCAGTGCGGTCGGTTATATCTCCTTCGATCTCCAGCGTCGGATTCTGCAACAGGATGCCGACCGGGACCAAGCCCGGTATTTCAGCCGCGATTTCAGTCGCGGGCTTCCGGTTCGAAGCCTCGTTTTTCCCGATGGCGAAGGGGAGCAAGGCATGCTGCAGGGCCCCGGTCTCATCGGGCGCCTCAAAATCGGACATCTGATGGACCGCGAGATACGGGCGCTTTCAACCGGTGAGATGCGCAAGGTGCTGATCGCCCGGGCGCTGGTGGGAAAGCCGGGCCTGCTGATTCTCGATGAGCCCTTCGACGGGCTCGACCGCGGTGCCCGGGAAGACCTCGCCGCCATGGTGGACGTCTTGATGCGCGCCGGCTTGACGGTGATTCTGGCAACCAACCGTTTGGAGGAAATTCCCCAGGGCGTCTCCCACGTCCTTGGGCTGAAAGAGGGGCGGGTGATGTTCAGCGGCTCCCGCGCATCACTTCTGAAGGCGGCATTTCTCGATCGGTTGTATGGCGCGCCGGCGGCGGCCGCCGGCCGTGGGCGGGTTTCTGGATCACCCCGCTCGGCCGCACGGGAATGGGGCGGGCGGCAACCCCTGGTTGAGATGCGAAAGATAACGGTCCGCCATGGCCCGCTGACGGTGGTTGAAAATCTCGACTGGGTCATCCGAAGGGGTGAAAATTGGGCCT
This window of the Desulfobacteraceae bacterium genome carries:
- a CDS encoding ATP-binding cassette domain-containing protein, whose amino-acid sequence is MLSEHRRWASGPAPAALIAFEAVSLRIGRSRILEGVTWRVRRGEQWVVLGPNGAGKSTLLAAVAGRVAAVAGRTYRSDEMARRSAVGYISFDLQRRILQQDADRDQARYFSRDFSRGLPVRSLVFPDGEGEQGMLQGPGLIGRLKIGHLMDREIRALSTGEMRKVLIARALVGKPGLLILDEPFDGLDRGAREDLAAMVDVLMRAGLTVILATNRLEEIPQGVSHVLGLKEGRVMFSGSRASLLKAAFLDRLYGAPAAAAGRGRVSGSPRSAAREWGGRQPLVEMRKITVRHGPLTVVENLDWVIRRGENWALVGPNGSGKTTLVKMISGDHLQAYANEIYLFGRRRGSGESIWEIKEKIGLVSFELQVGYRAEIAALSVVVSGFYSSIGLYRIAEREQRRAALGWLALLGIEDLAPKPFAHLSQGQQRMVLLARAMVKRPLLLLLDEPCQGLDPSNRRMVFEVIEAIGRQAGTQILLVTHFESEMPDCIRHVLRLGGGLQTDQSVRKAR